GCGACAGGACCTTAGGCTGGTTAGGTTGATGGACATCTTCTCCCTGCTGGTTCTTGCGGTTGCCCAGGCGGTAGCGAAACGTCGTGGGACGTTCCGTGATTAACGTGGCGACATCCCAGAGTTTGGCTAGGTCTCTGTTGATCTCTGCAAGCTGGTGGCGGCTCTTGTCGCCTTTCTTCAGCAGCCTGGGACTACGGTAAGACAGACGGTTTGAGCCCCAAACAGCCGGGGTAATCAAGGCAAAGCTTTTGCCCAACGGATGGGATAGCAGCTTATGGAGTTCAGAACCTGCTGAGATCGGGTGACAGGTGAGCTCTACCATGTGTCCTTCACCGCCGAAGCGGTACCAGCCGTTTTCCACCGAGAGGTTGGAGAGATAGACCAAACACGTCTCAGGATGCATTTGCACCCCATTTTCTAAGAACAGACTGCCACGTTCGCGATCGGCATCGACCCGGCGTTCGTTTTCCATCAGGTAGGGATGGAGATGGGGGGTGTAACGCCAAGGATCACCGTAGACAGTCGGCTCCTGATAGTCGGGTTGCCATTCGTTCAGTTTTTTCCAATCGTTGATGGCGACCCAGGTGCCTCCTTCAGGTTTACCGAGAGCTTTATCTGAGATAGGTTGCCAGCTCTGGCCATCCCACTCCAGGCGATTGACTAACGATCCTTCAGACACGTCGGTTGCATCGTGCTGAGGCTCTAGCTTGGCCAGACAGTTCATGGGAGTAGGAACGTAGATATTTTCTCTATCGGCGGTGTGGGTCCACTGCCAGAAAGGACCCGCCAAACAGAGGGGCTTGAGGATGTCGTCTAGGGCTTGCTTACTCTCGGCGTGCTGAGCGTAGTGGGCCGCGATTAAGCCAGATAAGACGGCGGTACTAGGAGGGAATTGGCTGCCCGATCGCCCCACCAAGTTTTCCGGAGATAGAAATCGCCCGGTACTGCCATAGAGCAGACCCAACGGCTGGATGGTGATCAGGTATTGAAAGGGCGGTAAGGAGGGGCTATCGGTGGTCATAGCATTTTACGGGTGGCTGCTTAGGCGGCGAGTTGGGCCATGTCTGAGCGATTCAGGTGAAAGCCGACTTTGGCCAGGTTGATGACCCAGGTGTTGAAATCTCGCAGTACAAACCTATGGGTGTTAAGGCGCTGCCAGGCATCATTAGAGCTATCGAACTCCGGCATGTATCGCTGAGGGTCACCCAAGATGCCGCTAAAGAGGCGCTTGCCGGTGTTGGGATCATCCCGGTTCCACCAGTTGGATGGATGTCCTAATAGCTGACGATACGGACGACCAAAGTAAACCTCGATCAACCCGAGCGCTACATCAATCTGGGCGCCATGAAAGGCGTGGCGAGCTTCGAGGACAGCAATATCGTTATAGATATGGGTCCAGCCTGGATCGTTGCAGGTTGGCATTAACCCGCTTAAGTCATGGGTATCCAGAGAATCTAGATCCTGCGATCCCGAAAAATCACCTTCCAACAGCCACCAGGGACAGACCCACTCCAAGTGATTACCGCCGTTGAACAAAATGCGAAAGGCGATGCGGTCTTTGCCGTGCCTCTTTGCCGACTTCTCTGCTTCGCGGCAATGCTGCAACACATCTCGCTGGGGCACCTTGGGAGCCGCCCACACAAACCCAACGCTCACCGTGATGGGTTTTGAGTCGTTATCAGAAGTCGGAGGAGCATTGCTCACCGCTGCCGAGGGGCGAGTCAGATCAGGATTCTCCCAAACGTGAGACTTAAAAGTACTGAACCAGTGCAGACACTCATGGGGCTGTATTTCTGCCCGTTCCCGGTAGAGCACCCCGAGAAAGTCATCGCCCCCCGCGTAAATCATGCGGCCATTGCCAGGCAGAATAGGCTCGGTTTGACCATTTCCATCCGCTTGGGGCCATTCGTTCTGGTACAGTCGTTGGCCCCACTGTCGCATTTGGCAACTAAAGTCGGTGTAATCCTCGTCGCTGTGGCAGTGATGGGCCAGATAGTTACCGGCGTTGTCGCCGTCGCCCATGAACCAGCCCGTCCAGTATTCCGGCTCTAGGGCTTGATTCGCTTTTTTATACTTGCGCTTGAGGCGATTTAAATCAGTAAACCTTTGTGGATCTAGTTCATGAGCAATGGCGGTGATGGATTGTAGCTGATCGCGATCGAGGTCATAGTCTCTGACTTGGCTCTGGTAGTTCGTCTGGATTCTTTCAGAAAGGGCTTTGTGGGTGACTAAGCGCTTGACCAGCTCTGGAATGCTCAGTTCCTCGTCTGGATCGACGAAGGCAGCACCGTACTCAATGGCTTTCGTCTCAGGATCAGCAGGCGTGAGTCCGACGGCTTCTATGAATGCCTGACCCAGGGTTCGGCTCAGGGTGGCATAGAAGGCCTCAATTTCAGTCTTTTGCTGCTGGTAGTTGATGTCGCGGGGGCTGAGATACCCTAGCTTGGGCCAGGCGATGCCATCGGCCCCTGACAGAGTTGAGCTTTCACCCGTCCAGTTGACGCCCGTCCAGTTGCGGGAGCGTTTTTTCTCCAGCACTGCCGTTCTCGCGGCTGGGATGGAGCATCCAGTTGCGATAAAGAACTCCCAGGCATACTTTGCCCACAGTCCCCAGGACCGTTCCCAGTAGTAGGCGTCGGATATCTTGCATTCGATCCACTGGCGGCAGGTATCTACCACACACTGCCAGGCAGAGAAGAAAGCCGTTTCAGTCTCTTCCGGCGGCACGTTACCACGAACGAGAATCAGATTCGGCATGCCCTGACGCACATTGGGCAGGGCTGGAGAGATCACAGAGCACTCTGGTTGGGCACTGCAAATCGCCCAGGATAAGAACGAGAGCAGGTAGGAGCTGCCATAGAGGTCTCGCAATTTGCGGGAGTTTTCAATAAAGCCTTGGATAGGAGCGAAGGTAATAGCCGTGTAGACGGGCTTAGACATACCAATAGGGGAAATAGGCAGTTAACACATAATTGCCCACCAACCTAGCCGCGAATGCTGGCAATTTAGGCAGATTTAATGTTTCTTTTGAAATCAGGAAGCCTGGCGCTACGAAGTTGCTCTAATAAGCTTCAGCCCTAGCAATCTCTGAAAAGCTAGGGCGTAGCGTGGGTCGCAGTGCGACCCACCGACCCACGATCATGGTGCGAAGGTTGATGCAAAGTGCCGTGGGTTTCGTGCCTCAACCCACACTACGGTCGCTCTATAGGAGCGAATGCTGATTGAATGACTTAACCCGAATTCAGGTTATTGTTACTGGCTTCTCAAAGCTTGGGTAATCTGAGCCGCATCAACCACTGCGCTAATCAGAGTGCCGCGCATATTGGACATGATGTAGTTGAAATCTTCAGGAAACGTGTTGACCGCTTCGATTATGCCCTTGACGTAAATCACCAGCACCGTTGGTCGGCGCCGTTGGGTGAGTTTCGCCGCCGCTTCCTTGACTAAAGCTTCCTTGCGCTCGGGCGATAGCGACGGCGTCATCAGATCCAGCACAAAGACATGGCTCTCAGGCCAGGCTCGTTCGGGGTCATAGAGAAACGGGGCCATCTGGAATCCGCGTGCGTCTAACAGGTCATACTCCGTGGGGTATCGTTCCGGCTCACCCGCCACAAATACATAATCCACCTGAGTACGGCCAATGGCGGCTTCTCGACCCACCATCTTTTTGATGTAGCCGATCTCCTCATCTACCTTAGTGGCAATCTGGCGATCTACTTCTGAACGCACCTGTTCCGCCACTGACAGCTTCACCTCTTGAATCGTCTGCTGCACTTCCTGGCGAGTGCGGACGCCAACGAAGGCCAGTAGAATGCCCACGACCACAAAGATCGTGCTGATGGCACCAACGAATAGGTTAAAGCTGGTGGTGAGCTGAGCGTGGGACTCTCGAAAGAGCTTAATCAGGTCAGTGGGGGTGGCGGGGTCAGACGTTGCCTGGGCGATGACAGCATGAAGCAAGACCATAGAAGCCAGTGGAGTTTAATGCACCTCAGTATAAATCTCGGGTCCGCCCTTCTTACATAGCCCCTCTCATTTTGGGAAATTTGCTTTCGCCCTGAGGAGAGCCTGGAGCATGGGTCATTTCCCAGGCCGCAAACAGCTATTCTCTGGCCCCGCGAGGACCCATGCTCCTCCAGGAAATAGCTGCCCGCATGCCTGCCGCAAAGGGCATCCAGAGAACCATGGCATCCTCAGAACGGATCGGCTCCCCTGCTCCCCTTGTGAGAGTAGCGGCATCCTAACCCCTGGGCTATGCTGGCCCCATAGCGATCTCCCTCCCCCGACACGCCCCATGGTGACCATCCCGCTTCCCGATGCCCAGCTGATGAGCTTCGACGAGTTCATCGCCTGGAAACCCGACAACCAACCCTATGAACTCCACCATGGCACCCCCATCGAGATGCAGCCCACCGGCGACCACGAAGAAATCATCGCCTTCTTAAATTCAGTGCTGGTACTGGAAGTGCATCGGCTGCAGCAGCCCTTGATGCTGCCCAAGCAAGCTCTGGTCAAACTCCCAGATGAAGACACCGCCTACCTGCCCGATGTGTTGCTGCTGAACCGCGAGGCCTTGCCCCAAGAACCCTTGTGGAAGCGAGCCTCAACCGTCACCCAAGGAATATCAGTGCCCTTGGTGATCGAGGTGGTCAGCACTAACTGGCGCGATGACTATGGCAAGAAACTGGTGGATTACGAGAGCCTGGGGATTGCCGAATATTGGATCGTTGACCACTTAGGATTGGGCGGACGTCGCTACATTGGCTATCCCAAGCAGCCGACCCTCTCGGTCTATCGTCTGGTGGATGACGAGTATCAGGTCCGTCAGTTTCGAGGTCAGGAGCCGATCCAATCCGGGCTATTTCCCGATCTAGCATTAACGGCAACAGCGATTTTTCGAGCTGGGCCATGAGGCTCGGCTCCCCTGCTCCCCTCGTAGAAGTAGGGGCTGGGGGAAGAGGGAAATTGCGAGGTGTCGTGCCTCGAGAATCTGCGGAATAGCGTAGACCTCTACCTGGATTCCGGGTCGCGCTGACGCTTGCCCGGAATGACGGTCATGCTTTCCAATATTGGTTTAGCCGTCACAGGTATCACACTCCCGTCATTCCCGCGGCGGCGGGACTCCAAAGCACCAATCTCGGCAACGACTCAGAGCCCCCTGCATTGCAACGTCCCTTAATGTTGTTACAACGCGACTTGCTTTCGTTACATCAAAAGCTGCTCACGTTCGACCGCGACTTGCTTTTGTTACAACGATAGTTGCTTTCGTTACACCAAAAGCTGCTTTGCATCGAACAATAGTTGCTCACGTTATAACAATAGCTACTCACGTTGTAACAATAGTTGCTCACGTTGTAACAATAGCTGCTCACGTTACAACGAGACTTACTTTCGTTACACCAATAGCTGCTCTCGTTACAGCAAAAGCTGCTTTGCATCGAACGAAAGTAGCTCACGCTCGAACAAATCTACTTCTGAGTCTAAGCCCATCAAGTCACCAAACTCCCTACCCAGCCCGGCGTCTGGCCCGACTAGCCACCATCAGCGCCCAAGCAGATGCTGATCCCCCCTGAGGCTTACTCCAAACGCCAGCGCCTGACCTCAGTAAACTCCCCCAGGTCCACCCTGAAGCCCGCTTAAAAGTTCCCGAGAACTACTCAAGGCTCTTTAGGTTTAAATGCCTAGAGTATAGGAATAGTTCTAACGGGATGACCTACATCAAGGGCCAGGCTGCATCGGCAACACCGACATCAGGGTGTATATCATTCCAGCAGAGCTGTCATATGTTCTTTAGCAAAAGGAGTGCATTATGGCACGCCGTAAACGAAATTCAGCCACCCTTGAACAGGTAGAACGCCGTCTGGAAAGCATCCGCTCCATCGCCACCGATCTAGACCTGGGCGGCGGCCTCAGCGTCCAGAACTTCGCCATCATCGTCGGCGATCTGGCGGCCA
This portion of the Halomicronema hongdechloris C2206 genome encodes:
- a CDS encoding Cas10/Cmr2 second palm domain-containing protein — its product is MSKPVYTAITFAPIQGFIENSRKLRDLYGSSYLLSFLSWAICSAQPECSVISPALPNVRQGMPNLILVRGNVPPEETETAFFSAWQCVVDTCRQWIECKISDAYYWERSWGLWAKYAWEFFIATGCSIPAARTAVLEKKRSRNWTGVNWTGESSTLSGADGIAWPKLGYLSPRDINYQQQKTEIEAFYATLSRTLGQAFIEAVGLTPADPETKAIEYGAAFVDPDEELSIPELVKRLVTHKALSERIQTNYQSQVRDYDLDRDQLQSITAIAHELDPQRFTDLNRLKRKYKKANQALEPEYWTGWFMGDGDNAGNYLAHHCHSDEDYTDFSCQMRQWGQRLYQNEWPQADGNGQTEPILPGNGRMIYAGGDDFLGVLYRERAEIQPHECLHWFSTFKSHVWENPDLTRPSAAVSNAPPTSDNDSKPITVSVGFVWAAPKVPQRDVLQHCREAEKSAKRHGKDRIAFRILFNGGNHLEWVCPWWLLEGDFSGSQDLDSLDTHDLSGLMPTCNDPGWTHIYNDIAVLEARHAFHGAQIDVALGLIEVYFGRPYRQLLGHPSNWWNRDDPNTGKRLFSGILGDPQRYMPEFDSSNDAWQRLNTHRFVLRDFNTWVINLAKVGFHLNRSDMAQLAA
- a CDS encoding Uma2 family endonuclease gives rise to the protein MVTIPLPDAQLMSFDEFIAWKPDNQPYELHHGTPIEMQPTGDHEEIIAFLNSVLVLEVHRLQQPLMLPKQALVKLPDEDTAYLPDVLLLNREALPQEPLWKRASTVTQGISVPLVIEVVSTNWRDDYGKKLVDYESLGIAEYWIVDHLGLGGRRYIGYPKQPTLSVYRLVDDEYQVRQFRGQEPIQSGLFPDLALTATAIFRAGP
- a CDS encoding type III-B CRISPR module-associated Cmr3 family protein — encoded protein: MTTDSPSLPPFQYLITIQPLGLLYGSTGRFLSPENLVGRSGSQFPPSTAVLSGLIAAHYAQHAESKQALDDILKPLCLAGPFWQWTHTADRENIYVPTPMNCLAKLEPQHDATDVSEGSLVNRLEWDGQSWQPISDKALGKPEGGTWVAINDWKKLNEWQPDYQEPTVYGDPWRYTPHLHPYLMENERRVDADRERGSLFLENGVQMHPETCLVYLSNLSVENGWYRFGGEGHMVELTCHPISAGSELHKLLSHPLGKSFALITPAVWGSNRLSYRSPRLLKKGDKSRHQLAEINRDLAKLWDVATLITERPTTFRYRLGNRKNQQGEDVHQPNQPKVLSRGRYAVPAGSVYVLQDTFPDHHATWQDWPLDWFPREGPSLKRWGCGLALPVSGALP